GAACCGCTGTCGGCGTAAAAACAGCGGGTGAGTCCCCTTGGAGCAATCTGCACCAATCTTTCAGAAAGCTGCACGACGGGTTCGTGCGTGAAGCCCGCGAGAATCACGTGTTCGAGATTTTGCAATTGTTTGGCGACGGCTGCGTTAATACGCGGATTGGCGTGACCGAACAGATTGACCCACCACGAGCTGATGGCATCGAGGTAACGTTTGCCCTCGAAGTCTTCGAGCCACACGCCTTGTCCACGGCGGATGGGGATGAGCGGGAGGCTTTCATGATCTTGCATCTGCGTGCAGGGATGCCACAGCACTCGCAGGTCTCGTTGCGTCAGGGATTCGTTATCCATAGACTGCATCATACAGGGCGACTTACCCGGTGTTAATTTAGTGAAGGCCTGATGATAGTCCTGCATGCAAAAGAATTCACAGGATTTACAGGATTGTTCAGGATTAACAGGATTGTTCAGGATTAACAGGATTAAAATTTCTGAATTTTCTTATCCTGTAAATCTTGTGAAATCCTGTTAATCCTGTCTATTGTTTTGGCAGTTTTTAAACATTAAGGAACTAGCCATGGTACGTACAGAAACCCCGGTGTGTGATTTCGGCCTGCCGGCCCCGGATTTCCGTCTCAAAGGCGCGGATGGAAAAATCTGGACGCTGAGCGAGGCGTGCGGGGAAAACGGCTTGTTGGTGATGTTCATCTGCAATCACTGCCCCTACGTGAAGGCGGTGCTCGATCGCATTATTCGTGATGCCAGCGAGCTGCAAGCGATGGGCGTTAACAGCGTGGCGATCATGTCGAATGATCCCGCGGATTATCCGGAAGATTCTTTTGACAACATGCAGCGGGTGGCGCAGAAGCTGAAATTCCCGTTTCCGTATCTTTACGATGAAACTCAGGAAATTGCCAAAGCCTACGATGCCGTCTGCACCCCGGATTTTTTCGGCTACAACAAGGACCTCAAGCTCCAGTATCGCGGACGGCTGGATGAATCGCGCAAAGAGCCGGCGGCACCGAACGCGCGGCGCAATCTTTTCGAGGCCATGAAACAGGTGGCGCAGACCGGGCAGGGTCCGAAGCACCAGATACCCAGCATGGGTTGTTCCATCAAGTGGAAACAGGAATAGGAAAAGGTGAGCGGCGTGATTCTACTCAGGGGGAAGAGCCCATGACGCTGCCCTCGCTGGAAACTTTGGCAGAGATTGTCCGCGCCGCCGCGCGTGAAGAACTGATGCCGCTGTTCGCCGATGTCATTCGCCACATCAAGCACGATGGCAGCGTGGTAACAGAAGCCGACGTGGCCATGCAGCGCCGACTGAAATCCGATCTGGCGCGCCATTGGCCGGAGTATGATTTTCTGGGCGAGGAGATGCCCGGGCATGAGCACAGGCAATTGACCACCGCCAAAGAGAGAGGCCTGTGGTGCGTGGATCCTCTGGACGGTACCAGCAACTTTGCCACCGGGATTCCGTATTTTGCCGTTTCCCTCGCCCTGATCATCGAAGGCCGGCAGGAAATTGGCATGGTCTACGATCCGGTGCGTGACGAATGCTTCATGGCGCGCCGCGGTGAAGGTGCGCGGCTGAACGGAATGACGCTGGGTACACACGAGCCGCCCCTGCCGGAAGAGTTGCGGCGCTGCGTGGCGTCAGTGGATTTCAAGCGCTTGCAGGCGCCGCTGGCCGCTCTATTGGGGGCGCATCCGCCCTATGGATCGCAGCGCAACTTTGGCGCCAGCAGTCTGGAGTGGTGTTGGCTCGCGGATGGCCGCTTTCATCTCTATTTGCACGGCGGGCAGAAGTTGTGGGATTACGCCGGCGGCAGCCTGATCCTGGCTGAGGCCGGCGGCATGGCCGCCACGCTCGAAGGCGAAAAGATTTTCACTTACGGTCTCGAGCCCCGGTCGGTGGTGGCCGCGCCCACGCCGGCTTTATTTTCCATCTGGAAGACCTGGATCGACGCCAACTGGAAACCGGCTCGCCATTGATTGCGTTATCCCTTGCATATAACCACTTCAAGCACAAAAACCTGTTTATGGGCGGATAACAGATTGAACAGGGACCATTTTCGGCTATTGCCCAAAAACCGACCGTGAGCGAAAATGCCCGCGATTCGAGGAGCTGCGCTTAGGTCCCCGGCTGCTGTGTGCACCAAGTTACGGCGCCCTTAATACAGACAAGAATCATCTGGAGTATCCGGATTTCGCTCCCTTTGGTGGCTGACGAGCCCAACGGTGTCGGGGAGTCATTATTGTTGGTGCCGGCGCTACGACGGACACGCATCGGCGAGACCAGTTTCGGGTCGACAAGATTTCGAGCATTGAGGATTAACCCATGACAGTTGAAACCAAAGCCCACAAGGCGGGCGAAGGCAAGACATTAACCAAACGGCGCGAGCTGGCGAACGCCATCCGTGCGCTTTCCATGGACGCGGTGCAGAAGGCCAACTCCGGCCACCCCGGCGCTCCCATGGGCATGGCCGACATCGCCGAAGTCTTGTGGAACGATTTCCTCAGGCACAACCCGACCAATTCGAAGTGGTCGGACCGCGACCGCTTCGTGCTTTCCAACGGCCACGGCTCGATGCTGCTGTACAGCCTGCTGCATCTGACGGGTTACAACCTGCCGCTGGAGGAGATCAAGAATTTCCGCCAGCTGCATTCCAAGACCCCGGGCCATCCCGAATACGGCTACGCGCCCGGCGTCGAGACCACCACTGGCCCGCTGGGTCAGGGCATCGCCAATGCCGTGGGTATGGCCATCGCCGAGAAAGCGCTGGCCGGTACGTTTAACCGTGAAGGTCACCAGATCGTCGATCATTATACTTATGTGTTCCTCGGCGACGGCTGCCTGATGGAAGGCATCTCGCACGAGTCCTGCTCGCTCGCCGGCACAATGGGTCTGGGCAAGCTGATTGCGTTTTACGACGACAATGGCATTTCGATCGACGGTGAGGTGAAGGGCCACGGCAGCACGCCCGGCTGGTTCACCGACGACACCCCGAAGCGCTTCGAAGCTTATGGTTGGCACGTAATTCCGAAAGTCGATGGCCACGATCCCGAGGCCGTAAAGCGTGCCATCGAAGCGGCGCGCAAGGTGACCGACAAACCCTCGATGATTTGCTGCCAGACCATTATCGGCTGGGGCGCGCCCAACAAGCAGGGCAAAGAGGAATGCCACGGCGCCGCCCTCGGCGACGCGGAAGTGGCCGCCACCCGCGCCAACATCGGTTGGCCGCACCCCCCGTTCCATATTCCCGAAGACGTTTACGCCGGCTGGGATGCGAAATCGAAGGGCGCCGCCGCGGAGAAATCCTGGAATGACAAATTTGCGGCCTACAAGAAGGCCCACCCGGAACTGGCCGCCGAATTCGAGCGCCGCATGAAAGGCGAGCTGCCGAAAGACTGGAAACAAAAGTCTGACGAATTTATCAAATCGGTCGACGCCAAGGCAGAGACCATCGCCTCGCGCAAGGCCTCGCAGAATGCGTTAAATGGTTTCGGCCCGTTGCTGCCGGAATTCCTCGGTGGTTCAGCCGATCTCGCCGGCTCCAACCTGACCATTTGGAAAGGTTCGAAGCCCCTGAGCAAAACTGAAGGCAATGCCAATTACATTTATTATGGTGTGCGCGAGTTCGGCATGTCGGCGATCATGAACGGCATCGCCCTGCATGGCGGATTCATTCCTTACGGCGCCACCTTCCTGATGTTCTCCGAGTACGCGCGCAATGCCCTGCGCATGGCCGCCTTGATGAAAATCCCCACACTGTTCGTCTACACCCACGACTCCATCGGTCTGGGCGAAGACGGACCGACGCACCAGGCGGTCGAGCAGACCGCGACGTTGCGGCTCATACCTAATATGTCGGTATGGCGTCCGTGCGATGCGGTGGAAAGCGCGGTGGCCTGGAAGTTGGCCGTCGAACGCAAGCAGGGACCCTCGTGTCTGATTTTCTCGCGCCAGAATCTGCCGCATCAGATGCGTGATGCCCAGCAGTTGGCATCCATATCCCGCGGCGGTTATGTGTTATCCGAGGCCGAAGGGGGCAAGCCGCACGCCGTCATTATCGCCACCGGTTCTGAAATCGGTATTGCCGTGGAGGCGCAAAAGCTGCTCGCCGCCAAGGGCAAGAAGGTGCGCGTGGTGTCGATGCCTTCGACCGATACCTTCGACGCGCAGGACGCCGCCTGGCGCGACAGCGTGTTGCCCAAGGGCGTGAAGCGCGTGGCCGTCGAGGCTGGCGTCACCGCCGTTTGGCACAAATACGTGGGCCTGGAAGGTCGCGTGGTTGGTATCGACCGCTTCGGCGAATCCGCCCCGGCCGGCGCGCTGTTCAAGCACTTCGGCTTCACTGGCGAGAACGTCGCCAAGACGGTGGAAGAGATTTTGTAAGAAATTTTCACCGCAGAGTACGCAGAGGTCGCAGAGAAAAACGGTCTTATTTGAAACACTCTGCGTTCTCTGTGCTCTCCGCGGTGAGCAGGTTTTAATTCTTAACTTTCTGGAGATTGGGTTATGGCAATCAAAGTCGGTATCAACGGGTTCGGCCGCATCGGCCGCATGGTGTTCCGCGCTGTAGCGAAGGACTTCAAGGACATCGAGATCGTCGGCATTAACGACCTGCTCGAACCCAGCTACCTGGCCTACATGCTGAAGTACGACTCCGTGCACGGCCGTTTCAGCGGCGACATCAAGGTCGATGGCGGAAACATGGTCGTCAACGGCAAGAAGATCCGGCTGACAGCCGAGAAAGATCCCGCCAACCTGAAGTGGGGCGATGTCGGCGCTGACATCGTGATCGACAGTACCGGTTTCTTCCTGACCGCCGAATCCTGCCAGGCGCACATCAAGGCCGGCGCCAAGAAGGTCATCCAGTCCGCGCCCTGCAAGGACACCACGCCGATGTTCGTGTACGGCGTGAACCACGATAGCTACAAGGGCGAGGCCATTGTTTCCGCCGCTTCCTGCACTACCAATTGCCTGGCACCCGTGGCCAAGGTTCTGCACGACAACTTCGGTATCAAGCGTGGCCTGATGACCACCGTGCACGCCGCCACCGCGACGCAAAAGACCGTCGACGGCCCATCGCAGAAAGACTGGCGCGGCGGTCGCGGCATTCTGGAAAACATCATCCCGTCATCCACCGGTGCCGCCAAGGCCGTGGGTGTAGTACTGCCTGCCTTGAAGGGCAAGCTCACCGGCATGGCCTTCCGCGTGCCGACCTCCGACGTTTCGGTGGTCGATCTGACCGTGGAGCTGAACAAGGAAGCGTCTTACGAGGCCATCTGCAAGGCCATGAAAGCGGCTTCCGAAGGCGCCATGAAAGGCGTGCTCGGATACACCGATGAGAAAGTGGTTTCCACCGACTTCGTCGGCAACAGTACGCCATCCACCTTCGACGCTGAAGCCGGCATCGCCCTGGACAGCACCTTCGTCAAAGTCGTGGCCTGGTATGACAACGAATACGGTTACACCTGCAATATGCTGCGTTTGTTGCAGCACATCGCGAAGTAATCATTTTGTAATATTTTTTGACGCAAAGACGCGAAGGCGCAAAGAAAGGCAAGAATGAATTCTCATTCCTTTGCGCCTTTGCGTCAGAAATTCATAGGGTTTAGAACATGTCCGTTATCAAGTTGACCGACCTGGATCTTAAAGGCAAACGTGTCCTGATTCGCTCCGACCTCAATGTGCCGGTGAAAGACGGCAAGGTCACGTCCGATGCGCGCATCTCCGCTTCGTTGCCGACGTTCAATCACTGTCTCAAGGCCGGCGCCAAGGTGATGGTGATGTCGCATCTCGGCCGTCCGACCGAGGGCGAGTACAGCGAGGAGAATTCACTCAAGCCCGTGGCCGACGATCTGTCTAAAAAACTCGGCAAGCCGGTGCGCTTGGTCAAGGACTGGGTCGAAGGCGGTTTCGACGTCGCGGCCGGTGAGTTGGTGCTGCTCGAAAACGTGCGCTTCAACAAGGGCGAGAAGAAAAACGTCGAGGAAACCGCAAAGAAATACGCCAAACTGTGTGACGTGTTTGTCATGGATGCCTTCGGCACGGCGCATCGTGCACAAGGCTCTACTTATGGCGTGGCCCAGTTCGCACCGGTGGCTTGCGCCGGTCTGCTGCTCACCGCAGAGCTGGAAGCGCTGACCAAGGCACTGCTTGATCCGAAACGCCCAATGGTCGCCATCGTCGGCGGCTCCAAGGTTTCCACCAAGCTCACCGTACTCGAATCGCTGTCCGAAAAAGTCGATCAGCTGGTGGTGGGTGGCGGGATTGCGAATACCTTCCTTGCGGCGGACGGCAAGAAGATCGGCAAGTCGCTGGCCGAGACCGATCTCATTCCGACGGCGAAAAGCCTGATGGCAAAAATGAAAAAACGCAACGCCAAGATCCCGATCGCGGTCGACGTGGTGGTCGGCAAAAAGTTCGACGCCAATGAAAAGGCGGTGCTGAAGGACGCCGGCAATGTGGCCGATGATGACATGATTTTCGATATCGGCCCGAAGAGCGCCCAGGAACTGGCCGATATCATCATGCAGGCCGGTACCGTGGTGTGGAACGGCCCGGTGGGTGTGTTCGAGTTCGACCAGTTCGGTGCCGGCACCAAAAAGATCGCCGAGGCGATTGCCAATACCAGGGCTTTCACGCTGGCCGGCGGCGGCGATACCATCGCCGCCATTCAGAAGTACAATATCTACGACAAGGTTTCCTACATCTCCACCGCGGGCGGGGCGTTTCTGGAGTTTCTCGAAGGCAAGAAACTGCCGGCGGTGGACATCCTTGAACAGCGCGCCAAGAAGTAAATGCTTCCTAAACCACAGGTAGCTGTGTTTATCTGCGGTTTCAAATTTCTGAGGTGTCACTTTGCAGCGTAGAACCAAAATCGTCGCCACCTTCGGCCCCGCCACGGACGATCCCAAGGTCCTCGACAAGCTGATCGAGGCCGGTCTGGACGTGGCGCGCCTCAACTTTTCGCATGACCGGCACGAAGTCCACATGCAGCGCGCCGAAGCCGTGCGCGAGCGCGCCAAGGCGCACGGCCGTGAGGTCGGTGTGGTGGTGGATCTGCAGGGTCCGAAAATCCGCACCGGCAAGTTCAAGAAGGGACCGGCCACGCTGCAGGAAGGCGACATGTTCGTCCTGGACGTGGATCACCCGCTGGACGCTGGCACGCCGGAACGCGTGGGCGTCACGTACAAGCCGCTGCCGCAGGACGTGAATCGCGGCGACACGCTGCTGCTCGACGATGGTCGTATCGTGCTGTGGGTGGACCAGGTGGATGGCAGCGCCGTCACCTGCCGCGTGGTCGTCGGCGGAGTGCTCTCGAACAACAAGGGCATCAATCGTCAGGGTGGCGGGCTCACGGCCAAGGCGCTGACCGACAAGGATCG
The Sulfuricaulis sp. DNA segment above includes these coding regions:
- the gap gene encoding type I glyceraldehyde-3-phosphate dehydrogenase → MAIKVGINGFGRIGRMVFRAVAKDFKDIEIVGINDLLEPSYLAYMLKYDSVHGRFSGDIKVDGGNMVVNGKKIRLTAEKDPANLKWGDVGADIVIDSTGFFLTAESCQAHIKAGAKKVIQSAPCKDTTPMFVYGVNHDSYKGEAIVSAASCTTNCLAPVAKVLHDNFGIKRGLMTTVHAATATQKTVDGPSQKDWRGGRGILENIIPSSTGAAKAVGVVLPALKGKLTGMAFRVPTSDVSVVDLTVELNKEASYEAICKAMKAASEGAMKGVLGYTDEKVVSTDFVGNSTPSTFDAEAGIALDSTFVKVVAWYDNEYGYTCNMLRLLQHIAK
- a CDS encoding inositol monophosphatase — protein: MTLPSLETLAEIVRAAAREELMPLFADVIRHIKHDGSVVTEADVAMQRRLKSDLARHWPEYDFLGEEMPGHEHRQLTTAKERGLWCVDPLDGTSNFATGIPYFAVSLALIIEGRQEIGMVYDPVRDECFMARRGEGARLNGMTLGTHEPPLPEELRRCVASVDFKRLQAPLAALLGAHPPYGSQRNFGASSLEWCWLADGRFHLYLHGGQKLWDYAGGSLILAEAGGMAATLEGEKIFTYGLEPRSVVAAPTPALFSIWKTWIDANWKPARH
- the tkt gene encoding transketolase, translating into MTVETKAHKAGEGKTLTKRRELANAIRALSMDAVQKANSGHPGAPMGMADIAEVLWNDFLRHNPTNSKWSDRDRFVLSNGHGSMLLYSLLHLTGYNLPLEEIKNFRQLHSKTPGHPEYGYAPGVETTTGPLGQGIANAVGMAIAEKALAGTFNREGHQIVDHYTYVFLGDGCLMEGISHESCSLAGTMGLGKLIAFYDDNGISIDGEVKGHGSTPGWFTDDTPKRFEAYGWHVIPKVDGHDPEAVKRAIEAARKVTDKPSMICCQTIIGWGAPNKQGKEECHGAALGDAEVAATRANIGWPHPPFHIPEDVYAGWDAKSKGAAAEKSWNDKFAAYKKAHPELAAEFERRMKGELPKDWKQKSDEFIKSVDAKAETIASRKASQNALNGFGPLLPEFLGGSADLAGSNLTIWKGSKPLSKTEGNANYIYYGVREFGMSAIMNGIALHGGFIPYGATFLMFSEYARNALRMAALMKIPTLFVYTHDSIGLGEDGPTHQAVEQTATLRLIPNMSVWRPCDAVESAVAWKLAVERKQGPSCLIFSRQNLPHQMRDAQQLASISRGGYVLSEAEGGKPHAVIIATGSEIGIAVEAQKLLAAKGKKVRVVSMPSTDTFDAQDAAWRDSVLPKGVKRVAVEAGVTAVWHKYVGLEGRVVGIDRFGESAPAGALFKHFGFTGENVAKTVEEIL
- a CDS encoding thioredoxin family protein, yielding MVRTETPVCDFGLPAPDFRLKGADGKIWTLSEACGENGLLVMFICNHCPYVKAVLDRIIRDASELQAMGVNSVAIMSNDPADYPEDSFDNMQRVAQKLKFPFPYLYDETQEIAKAYDAVCTPDFFGYNKDLKLQYRGRLDESRKEPAAPNARRNLFEAMKQVAQTGQGPKHQIPSMGCSIKWKQE
- a CDS encoding phosphoglycerate kinase, coding for MSVIKLTDLDLKGKRVLIRSDLNVPVKDGKVTSDARISASLPTFNHCLKAGAKVMVMSHLGRPTEGEYSEENSLKPVADDLSKKLGKPVRLVKDWVEGGFDVAAGELVLLENVRFNKGEKKNVEETAKKYAKLCDVFVMDAFGTAHRAQGSTYGVAQFAPVACAGLLLTAELEALTKALLDPKRPMVAIVGGSKVSTKLTVLESLSEKVDQLVVGGGIANTFLAADGKKIGKSLAETDLIPTAKSLMAKMKKRNAKIPIAVDVVVGKKFDANEKAVLKDAGNVADDDMIFDIGPKSAQELADIIMQAGTVVWNGPVGVFEFDQFGAGTKKIAEAIANTRAFTLAGGGDTIAAIQKYNIYDKVSYISTAGGAFLEFLEGKKLPAVDILEQRAKK